The Geoalkalibacter sp. genome has a segment encoding these proteins:
- a CDS encoding putative bifunctional diguanylate cyclase/phosphodiesterase, producing the protein MIRPIVRRFCADKKRLPLKISLIYALFGVLWIFLSDSLLELLFTDPLRHYRSQTLKGWVFVLLSAGLLYAVIEHYRRALFRTEESFDELVQGVSAATGEAFFSLLTQSLCQALKADFAFIGELTGEDGNRVRTVAVYAQDGEVDNFEFVLAGTPCEQVVSRGLVSLPADVCRHFPEDSLAATLGVTSYVGIPLFDAEGQVIGPMAVLSRRPLADMALAVKMLKVFSLRAAAELQRARSEKTIEYMAFYDPLTGLANKRLFQDRLEQALPQARRAKRFPAVLFLDLDRFRNVNDTLGHAAGDQVLKEVGERLQLTLRKDDTVARLGGDEFLILLPNIRQAEDAAHVAEKLISGLRVPFEVDGFELHLAASIGIAIFPFDGENSDSLLRNADTALNRAKELGRNNYQFYLAEMNESSLNRLGMESQLRKALERGELRLHFQPQYEVSGARMVGLEALLRWEHPERGMVPPAEFIPLAEETGLIVPMGEWVLRQACAQNRAWQAAGFAPLRVAVNISARQFHQHDLARLVRDVLEETGLEPQWLELEITESLIMQDSQGAVQKLSQLRDLGVQIAIDDFGTGYSSLSYLKKFPIQTLKIDRSFVKDLGRNRDDAAIVDAVIALAHSLSMDVVAEGVETADQLGLLRGKKCNRVQGFFFHPPLPGEQITWLLEQTATPEVAEESSLLCSAL; encoded by the coding sequence GTGATCCGCCCAATAGTCCGGCGCTTTTGCGCCGACAAGAAAAGACTCCCCCTCAAGATCAGCCTGATCTACGCCCTCTTCGGGGTGCTGTGGATTTTTCTGTCCGATTCCCTGCTGGAATTGCTGTTCACCGACCCCTTGCGGCACTATCGCAGCCAGACCCTGAAGGGGTGGGTATTCGTGCTGCTTTCCGCCGGGTTGCTCTACGCGGTCATCGAGCACTATCGCCGGGCCTTGTTCCGCACGGAAGAATCCTTCGATGAGTTGGTTCAGGGCGTGTCCGCCGCCACGGGGGAGGCCTTTTTCAGCCTGCTGACCCAAAGCTTGTGTCAGGCTCTCAAGGCCGATTTTGCCTTCATCGGCGAACTGACGGGGGAGGACGGCAATCGGGTGCGGACCGTGGCGGTCTATGCGCAGGACGGGGAGGTGGACAATTTTGAATTCGTCCTGGCGGGTACTCCCTGCGAGCAGGTGGTGAGCCGCGGCTTGGTCAGCCTGCCCGCCGATGTGTGTCGCCATTTTCCGGAGGATTCCCTCGCCGCGACGCTTGGGGTGACCAGCTATGTCGGCATTCCGCTGTTCGATGCCGAAGGGCAGGTGATCGGGCCCATGGCCGTGTTGAGCCGCAGGCCTTTAGCGGACATGGCCCTGGCGGTCAAGATGCTGAAGGTTTTTTCCTTGCGCGCCGCGGCCGAATTGCAGCGCGCTCGTTCGGAAAAAACCATCGAGTACATGGCTTTTTACGATCCCCTGACCGGCCTGGCCAACAAGCGGCTGTTTCAGGACCGACTGGAGCAGGCGCTGCCGCAAGCCCGGCGCGCCAAGCGCTTTCCCGCCGTCCTGTTTCTTGATCTCGATCGTTTCCGCAACGTCAACGACACCTTGGGCCATGCCGCGGGCGACCAGGTGCTCAAGGAGGTGGGCGAACGTCTGCAACTCACCCTGCGCAAGGACGATACGGTGGCGCGCCTGGGCGGAGATGAGTTTCTCATTCTGTTGCCCAACATCCGTCAGGCGGAAGATGCCGCGCATGTTGCCGAAAAGCTCATTTCCGGCCTGCGTGTTCCCTTTGAGGTCGATGGGTTTGAACTGCATCTGGCCGCCAGCATCGGTATCGCCATTTTCCCCTTTGACGGCGAGAATTCCGACAGTCTGCTGAGAAATGCCGATACGGCCTTGAACCGCGCCAAGGAATTGGGCCGCAACAATTACCAGTTTTATCTGGCGGAGATGAACGAAAGCTCCCTGAATCGCCTGGGCATGGAAAGCCAGTTGCGCAAGGCCTTGGAGCGCGGAGAGCTACGGCTGCACTTTCAGCCGCAATACGAGGTAAGCGGCGCGCGCATGGTCGGTCTCGAAGCCTTGCTGCGCTGGGAACATCCCGAACGCGGCATGGTGCCGCCGGCGGAATTCATTCCCCTGGCCGAGGAAACCGGGCTGATCGTGCCCATGGGCGAATGGGTGCTGAGGCAGGCCTGTGCTCAGAATCGGGCGTGGCAAGCGGCGGGATTTGCTCCCTTGCGGGTGGCGGTGAACATTTCGGCGCGCCAGTTTCATCAGCACGATCTGGCGCGCCTGGTGCGCGATGTCTTGGAGGAAACCGGTCTTGAACCCCAGTGGCTGGAACTCGAAATCACGGAAAGCCTGATCATGCAGGATTCCCAAGGGGCGGTGCAAAAGCTCTCGCAACTGCGGGATCTCGGTGTGCAAATCGCCATCGATGATTTCGGAACGGGCTATTCGTCCTTGAGCTATCTCAAGAAATTTCCCATCCAGACCTTGAAGATCGACCGTTCCTTCGTCAAGGACCTCGGCCGCAACCGCGACGACGCGGCCATCGTCGACGCGGTGATCGCCCTGGCCCATTCCCTTTCCATGGATGTGGTGGCCGAAGGTGTCGAAACCGCGGATCAGCTCGGTTTGCTGCGCGGCAAGAAGTGCAACCGGGTGCAGGGCTTTTTCTTTCACCCGCCGTTGCCTGGAGAACAAATCACCTGGCTCCTGGAGCAGACCGCGACGCCCGAAGTCGCCGAGGAATCATCCCTTCTTTGCAGCGCCCTTTGA
- the yhbY gene encoding ribosome assembly RNA-binding protein YhbY, giving the protein MQKLTGKQARHLRALGHHLNAIIMVGKEELDENLLRSVDENLEAHELIKIKIQKGCLLDRHEVAEELARRSGASVAQVLGNTILLYRPSEKKRIELPAPSKGAAKKG; this is encoded by the coding sequence ATGCAAAAACTGACCGGCAAACAAGCGCGCCATCTACGCGCCCTGGGCCATCATCTCAATGCGATCATCATGGTCGGCAAGGAGGAACTCGACGAGAATCTGCTGCGCAGCGTCGATGAAAATCTCGAAGCCCATGAGCTGATCAAAATCAAGATTCAAAAGGGTTGCCTGCTCGATCGGCACGAGGTCGCCGAGGAACTGGCGCGCCGCAGCGGTGCCAGCGTGGCGCAGGTCCTGGGCAACACCATTCTGCTCTATCGTCCGAGTGAAAAAAAACGGATCGAGCTGCCCGCTCCGTCAAAGGGCGCTGCAAAGAAGGGATGA
- a CDS encoding putative bifunctional diguanylate cyclase/phosphodiesterase, with protein sequence MRKPFSLSRDIFRGLIPASWSMALKISCGYLALGLLWILLSDRLLAALVADPHTLTRLQTFKGLIFILITFVLLFILLWHQFNRLRRAEEQIALVAQGVSSSVGDAFFTSLVAYLAQVLETDCALVATIDENEANQVQTIALWRDGAIRDNIGYSLEGSPCGALRGKEICWCPKNVRSKQKPGHPLCQMDVDSCLAMGLRDAEQRLIGVIMVLSRGPMEQRRTAESLLRIFATRAAAELERKAAERKIAHMAFFDPLTDLPNQQRFREEFETALMHARRRQASLALVYFDFDRFKTIVRTLGHLYGQWVLRQTATKLKENLRPGEIFAHLGGDEFGLVLPDVASTADVRGAIERVLNPLKAPMNIVGHELYVTASVGVALFPHDGEDAETLLRHADVAMSRAKAMGRNNVQFYTPEMSRRSFQALVLENRLHRAMERNEFMLLYQPQLDLAGGTLSGMEALICWKQEGRSTFSPSEFIPLAEETGLIDPLGEWILFTACRQNRDWQKAGLPPQRVAVNVSARQFFQRDIAALVARVLKETGLDPEWLALEITESILFQDIAETTVTLEKLRDLGVHLVIDDFGTGYSSLTYLKNFPMGTLKIDQSFIAGIPGEQGACTITTAVIAMAHHLRMTVVAEGVESEDQKKFLERAGCEKIQGFLYSAPLEPGDFARLLERNSAA encoded by the coding sequence ATGCGCAAGCCTTTTTCCCTTTCGCGAGACATTTTCCGCGGCCTGATTCCCGCGTCCTGGTCGATGGCTCTCAAGATCTCCTGCGGCTATCTTGCGCTCGGTTTGCTGTGGATCCTGCTTTCCGATCGACTGCTGGCCGCCCTGGTCGCCGATCCTCACACCCTGACCCGCCTGCAAACCTTCAAGGGCCTGATTTTCATCCTGATCACCTTTGTCCTGCTGTTTATTTTGCTCTGGCATCAATTCAACCGGCTGCGCCGGGCCGAGGAACAGATCGCGCTGGTCGCCCAAGGCGTTTCCTCATCCGTCGGCGATGCCTTTTTCACCTCCCTGGTGGCCTATCTGGCCCAGGTGCTGGAAACCGATTGCGCCCTGGTGGCGACCATCGACGAGAACGAGGCGAATCAGGTGCAGACCATCGCCCTGTGGCGCGATGGGGCGATTCGGGACAACATCGGCTATTCCCTGGAGGGCAGCCCCTGCGGCGCGCTGCGGGGCAAGGAGATCTGCTGGTGTCCGAAAAATGTCAGAAGCAAGCAGAAACCCGGCCATCCCCTTTGTCAAATGGATGTGGACAGTTGCCTGGCCATGGGCCTGCGGGATGCCGAGCAAAGATTGATCGGTGTGATCATGGTGCTGTCGCGAGGACCCATGGAGCAGCGACGAACCGCTGAATCGCTGCTGCGGATCTTCGCGACGCGCGCGGCGGCCGAGTTGGAGCGCAAGGCAGCGGAACGCAAAATCGCCCATATGGCGTTTTTCGACCCGCTGACCGATCTGCCCAATCAACAACGGTTTCGCGAGGAGTTCGAGACCGCCCTGATGCATGCGCGCCGGCGGCAGGCGTCCCTGGCGCTGGTTTATTTCGATTTCGACCGCTTCAAAACCATCGTGCGCACCCTGGGGCATCTTTACGGCCAGTGGGTCCTGCGGCAGACGGCGACCAAACTCAAGGAGAATCTGCGCCCCGGGGAAATTTTCGCTCATCTCGGCGGCGACGAATTCGGGCTTGTCCTTCCCGACGTGGCTTCGACCGCCGATGTCCGCGGGGCCATCGAGCGGGTGCTCAATCCGCTCAAGGCGCCCATGAACATCGTCGGCCATGAACTCTACGTCACCGCGAGCGTCGGTGTCGCCCTGTTTCCCCATGACGGCGAGGATGCCGAAACCCTGCTGCGTCACGCCGATGTCGCCATGAGCCGAGCCAAGGCCATGGGCCGCAACAATGTGCAGTTCTACACCCCGGAGATGAGCAGGCGCTCCTTTCAGGCTCTGGTTTTGGAAAACCGCCTGCATCGCGCCATGGAGCGCAATGAATTCATGCTGCTCTATCAGCCCCAGCTTGATCTGGCGGGGGGCACCCTGAGCGGCATGGAAGCCCTGATCTGCTGGAAGCAGGAGGGACGATCCACCTTCAGCCCGTCGGAGTTCATTCCCCTGGCCGAGGAAACCGGCCTCATCGATCCCCTTGGCGAATGGATTCTTTTCACCGCCTGCCGTCAAAACCGGGATTGGCAGAAGGCCGGCTTGCCGCCGCAGCGAGTCGCCGTCAATGTTTCGGCGCGACAGTTTTTTCAGCGTGACATTGCCGCCCTGGTCGCGCGGGTGCTCAAGGAGACGGGGCTCGACCCTGAATGGCTGGCCCTGGAAATCACGGAAAGCATTCTTTTTCAGGACATCGCCGAAACCACGGTCACCCTGGAAAAGCTTCGCGATCTGGGGGTCCATCTGGTGATCGATGATTTCGGCACCGGCTATTCCTCCCTGACGTATCTCAAAAATTTTCCCATGGGCACGCTCAAGATCGATCAGTCGTTCATCGCCGGAATTCCTGGCGAGCAGGGCGCCTGCACCATCACCACGGCGGTTATCGCCATGGCGCATCATCTGCGGATGACGGTGGTCGCCGAGGGTGTGGAAAGCGAAGACCAGAAAAAATTTCTTGAGCGTGCCGGATGCGAGAAAATTCAAGGGTTTCTCTACAGCGCTCCCCTGGAGCCCGGGGATTTTGCCAGGCTTCTGGAGCGCAACAGCGCCGCTTGA
- a CDS encoding Hpt domain-containing protein produces MSDEQRKPADLTDLLEDLAGQEGAIKDLIGQFNLDAPRYLQHLRQAAGEGDGRGVEQAAHRLKSLLGIFQAMPAYELAESLEECGRRNTWGEVSFLVAEFSAELDRVRDYLDQF; encoded by the coding sequence ATGTCCGATGAGCAAAGAAAGCCTGCCGATCTCACGGATCTGCTGGAGGATCTCGCGGGCCAGGAAGGAGCGATCAAGGATCTCATCGGTCAGTTTAATCTGGATGCGCCGCGCTACCTGCAGCATCTGCGCCAGGCGGCGGGAGAGGGTGACGGACGGGGCGTGGAGCAGGCCGCCCATCGCCTGAAAAGCCTGCTGGGTATTTTTCAGGCGATGCCGGCGTATGAATTGGCGGAAAGCCTCGAGGAGTGCGGGCGCCGCAACACCTGGGGCGAGGTGTCGTTCCTGGTTGCCGAATTCAGCGCGGAACTCGACCGGGTTCGCGACTATCTCGATCAATTCTAG
- a CDS encoding C-GCAxxG-C-C family protein, with protein MDASVAEKAGALYSAGHNCAQAVFAATTGQEDPGIMKMAKAFGGGIGGSKCLCGAVTGGVMALSYLDRGDLAARLVEEFKQRHRLTCCAGLTKAFVWNSREHRDNCRVITEETARLVADLLGDRLA; from the coding sequence ATGGACGCCTCGGTCGCGGAAAAAGCCGGCGCCTTGTATTCAGCCGGACACAACTGCGCGCAGGCGGTCTTTGCGGCCACGACGGGCCAGGAGGATCCGGGGATCATGAAAATGGCGAAGGCGTTCGGCGGGGGCATTGGTGGCAGCAAGTGCCTGTGCGGCGCCGTCACGGGGGGTGTCATGGCGCTCTCTTACCTGGACCGCGGTGATCTGGCCGCGCGGCTGGTGGAAGAATTCAAACAACGGCATCGCCTGACCTGCTGTGCCGGCCTGACCAAGGCCTTTGTCTGGAACAGTCGCGAACATCGCGACAACTGCCGGGTGATCACGGAGGAGACGGCACGTCTGGTGGCGGATCTTCTGGGGGATCGACTCGCCTAG